The Bacteroidota bacterium sequence ATGGTGTTAATGGATTCTTTCGCAAATCAAAATTTTCCCAATCGTTACTTACCCAGTCTTCCAACTTTTCAGGAAACTTAAATCCTTGGGCGCTAATTTCCTTGTACAAATCGCTGTTCTCTGTCGGAACAGGCGAATACACATAAATAATAATCTCTGTTTTAGGATTAATTTCTTTAACCTCTCGAATAAAATTAATTTCGTCTAAAATTGCTTCAAATACTTCCTTTTCTTTATCGGATGGAAAGCCAAGAACAAAGGAGTATTCCGGAATAATATCAATTTTTTTTAGTCGTGCTGCAAACGATTTAATTTGTTCTCGAGTTTGAGTTCCTCCTTT is a genomic window containing:
- a CDS encoding radical SAM protein is translated as KGGTQTREQIKSFAARLKKIDIIPEYSFVLGFPSDKEKEVFEAILDEINFIREVKEINPKTEIIIYVYSPVPTENSDLYKEISAQGFKFPEKLEDWVSNDWENFDLRKNPLTPWLKPYMINTIKNFETVLNGYYPTATDTRLTVTKRWIIRKTSWLRYKLKWYRYPYEIKLLLKIWKYRQPEKEGF